Proteins encoded by one window of Porphyromonas vaginalis:
- the purE gene encoding 5-(carboxyamino)imidazole ribonucleotide mutase, with amino-acid sequence MQPLVSVIMGSTSDLPIMQRAAKQLEALEIPFELLALSAHRTPDEVADFARGAEERGIRVIIAAAGMAAHLCGVIASMTTLPVIGVPIDASLEGLDALLAIVQMPPGIPVATVGVNAAQNAALLAAQMLALGDPEIAQRVRAQKASLKEKIVKANKELAQISDYKYKTN; translated from the coding sequence ATGCAACCTCTCGTTAGTGTCATCATGGGTAGCACCAGTGATCTACCCATCATGCAGCGTGCCGCCAAGCAACTGGAGGCACTGGAGATACCTTTCGAGCTACTCGCACTCTCTGCCCATCGTACACCCGATGAGGTAGCTGATTTCGCAAGAGGTGCCGAGGAGCGTGGCATACGTGTCATCATAGCTGCCGCTGGTATGGCTGCACACCTATGCGGTGTCATCGCTTCGATGACTACACTGCCTGTGATCGGAGTGCCTATTGATGCCTCACTAGAGGGACTAGACGCTCTGCTAGCTATCGTACAGATGCCTCCGGGCATCCCCGTAGCAACGGTCGGAGTCAATGCTGCTCAAAACGCAGCGCTCCTAGCGGCTCAGATGCTCGCTCTGGGCGATCCTGAGATAGCTCAGAGAGTGAGAGCTCAGAAGGCTTCGCTCAAGGAGAAGATCGTCAAGGCTAACAAAGAGCTAGCTCAGATCTCTGACTATAAGTACAAAACAAACTAA
- a CDS encoding flavodoxin-dependent (E)-4-hydroxy-3-methylbut-2-enyl-diphosphate synthase yields MSLCRYQRRHSYTVPVGEARLGGESPLLLQSMANVSTMETDLCVAQALRCASEGCQLFRYTAQGVREATNLGVIAERLHAEGCRMPLVADIHFRSDPAFEALKHVDKVRINPGNFIHQKAALDDETARAEIAEVFGRFVREAQARHRAIRIGVNHGSLSERILAQYGNTPEGMVASCMEYLEVCDSLGMRDVVISMKASNVLVMTQAVRLLVERMDALDWHYPLHLGVTEAGAGEDGRVKSCIGIASLLVDGLGDTLRVSLSEEPEAELRFGKKLIAYIDQLATFDQTRPIYANHTYRSVTRDQAQGATELAKYPAVLTLDSDGTALDVGFDARLEETQLAFADERQPLQVIDLDTPLDRLLQHLEDFAAHWDGHAWLELRGAELDYIYKVRYAVEQLSGRGSMPRILLHYASHARGYDDILIDCATQLGSLLLEGIGNAVAFSAVAMSPKARLALLNGILQAVRIKMTHTEFISCPGCGRTLFDLQQTVAQVKQRLAHLPNLKIGVMGCIVNGPGEMADADYGYVGGGVGKVDLYRGQERLVHGIPSSEAVDRLIELIKSDGKWCDPPQQ; encoded by the coding sequence ATGTCTCTCTGTAGATACCAGCGTCGTCATAGCTACACCGTACCTGTCGGTGAGGCTCGTCTAGGAGGCGAGTCTCCACTGCTCTTACAGAGCATGGCCAACGTGAGTACGATGGAGACCGATCTCTGTGTGGCACAAGCCTTACGCTGTGCCAGCGAGGGGTGTCAACTCTTTAGATACACCGCTCAGGGCGTGCGAGAGGCTACCAATCTAGGCGTGATCGCTGAGCGACTACACGCCGAGGGGTGTCGTATGCCTCTCGTGGCAGACATACACTTTAGGAGTGACCCCGCCTTTGAGGCTCTCAAGCATGTGGACAAGGTGCGTATCAACCCGGGCAACTTCATTCATCAGAAAGCCGCGCTAGACGATGAGACGGCACGGGCGGAGATCGCTGAGGTCTTCGGACGCTTCGTTCGCGAAGCACAGGCTCGTCACCGAGCCATACGCATTGGGGTCAATCACGGATCCCTCTCTGAGCGCATCCTCGCTCAGTACGGCAACACGCCCGAGGGAATGGTCGCCTCATGCATGGAGTACCTAGAGGTGTGCGACAGTCTAGGGATGCGTGATGTGGTTATCTCGATGAAAGCCTCCAACGTCCTAGTCATGACGCAAGCGGTGCGGCTACTGGTAGAGCGTATGGATGCGCTAGACTGGCACTACCCGCTGCACCTTGGAGTCACCGAGGCGGGAGCTGGTGAGGACGGGCGTGTCAAGAGCTGTATCGGCATTGCTAGTCTACTCGTTGACGGACTGGGCGACACGCTGAGAGTCTCTCTGAGCGAGGAGCCTGAGGCAGAGCTTCGCTTTGGCAAGAAGCTCATAGCTTACATCGATCAGTTGGCCACTTTTGACCAAACTAGACCAATCTACGCTAACCATACTTATCGCTCCGTAACCCGTGACCAAGCGCAGGGTGCTACGGAACTAGCTAAATACCCCGCTGTGCTGACACTAGACAGTGATGGGACAGCTCTCGACGTGGGCTTTGATGCTCGACTAGAGGAGACGCAATTGGCTTTCGCCGATGAGCGACAACCATTACAAGTCATAGACCTAGACACACCACTGGATCGGCTCTTGCAGCATCTAGAGGACTTTGCAGCTCACTGGGACGGACACGCTTGGCTAGAGCTACGAGGCGCAGAGCTGGACTATATATATAAGGTACGCTATGCCGTGGAGCAGCTCTCGGGAAGAGGCTCGATGCCTCGCATCTTGCTGCACTATGCGTCCCATGCGAGAGGCTACGATGACATCTTGATCGACTGCGCTACGCAGCTCGGCTCCTTGCTACTAGAGGGGATCGGTAATGCGGTCGCTTTCTCAGCAGTGGCTATGAGTCCTAAGGCTCGCTTAGCCCTGCTCAATGGTATCCTGCAGGCGGTGCGTATCAAGATGACCCACACGGAGTTCATCAGCTGTCCAGGCTGTGGGCGTACGCTCTTCGACCTGCAGCAGACGGTAGCGCAGGTCAAGCAGCGATTGGCGCATCTGCCTAATCTCAAGATCGGCGTGATGGGTTGCATCGTCAATGGTCCTGGCGAAATGGCCGACGCTGACTACGGTTACGTGGGTGGAGGTGTCGGCAAGGTCGACCTATACCGTGGACAGGAGCGACTCGTACACGGCATCCCTTCGTCAGAAGCTGTGGATCGTCTCATTGAGCTCATCAAGAGTGACGGCAAGTGGTGCGACCCGCCACAGCAATAA
- the gcvH gene encoding glycine cleavage system protein GcvH, whose translation MNFPNELKYTADHEWVRINGNEAVIGITDFAQSELGEIVYVDVDTEGEKIDRNEVFGSIEAVKTVSDLMMPMTGEVLEVNAELEDAPQLVNEDPYGKGWIIKVAIENPAEADELLDAAAYQEKIGK comes from the coding sequence ATGAACTTCCCAAACGAACTAAAGTACACAGCTGACCACGAGTGGGTACGCATCAATGGCAACGAGGCTGTCATCGGCATCACGGACTTTGCTCAGAGCGAGCTAGGCGAGATCGTCTACGTAGACGTCGACACCGAGGGTGAGAAGATCGACCGCAACGAGGTCTTTGGCTCTATCGAGGCTGTCAAGACCGTTTCTGACCTGATGATGCCTATGACGGGCGAGGTCCTAGAGGTCAACGCAGAGCTAGAGGATGCTCCTCAGCTGGTCAACGAGGATCCATACGGCAAGGGCTGGATCATCAAGGTAGCTATCGAAAACCCCGCTGAGGCTGACGAGCTACTCGATGCTGCTGCCTATCAAGAGAAGATCGGTAAGTAA
- a CDS encoding outer membrane beta-barrel family protein — MRHTRTIKRLLHLAIGLFLWSVIATAQTTGGAITGTIKNAEGALEGASVFLVKDRETQEIVQFAVSDAAGHFTMRAPAGNYIFGVSYLGYAMHTEEISLTAEPLDLGTITLETSAEELQTVVVRGQIVGVRTQPDGFAVDVHKIRERSNDALDLLKHIPKVQVKGNQLGIIGKEQVLVKIGNVLQRVDASEIAGLLKGYDAGLIDRVEVIMQPPLRYDPDGNTAMIILHTSSLFKEYMGGVIGTEGMYANKDSYRYGGYGSLLYNRRGLFASIAPSINFNGSDNLEDVTYEAKDYRYHTYTPSVGRYDYVGVRGTLQYAYGEKSLLGMALSWNRKKYRNIFESQETTTQPGTPERVVENSNGYLATEPRITATAYWEATFGERGGQLWSELSYFNLTNDSQTTYVGQELPQSDPFLAYSEERDLRTSGAHLSSDYAIYLDSDHRYLLETGLKGAWSSSANHRAHNDAVSPHPLIQQRNDIVWQEWSLSPYISGTLRLNEQWWMRLGVRYLGVKSHLAQQGQVMTTIPELDRYDDAWLPMLHTSYTPSPRHQLTLTVNSSIVEPKFRDLNPFVWQVNERTFYQGNAQLRPELRYLLGVGYTFDQALSIRGRLRRGLRLMTPISTLQGERVYTQMENAQNSLFLGAEAGYYFDKLRWMSANLEAYYGRSIYTSTLPQLPPKMTGSEWGLSGYLDFTFNESRTWTGFLSGEYTGRQKTTVVTLEPQYNLGLGMSYFLLNRRLALSIAGLNLLVSHYKGVSQYDGYSVTFDNSYDDPTLYLSISYKLSNGKDTSSTRSQGARDIERRF; from the coding sequence ATGCGACATACACGAACGATCAAGAGACTACTACACCTAGCCATCGGACTGTTCCTATGGAGCGTCATCGCCACAGCACAGACGACTGGGGGAGCCATCACGGGAACTATCAAAAATGCTGAAGGGGCACTCGAGGGGGCCTCCGTCTTCCTCGTGAAGGATCGGGAGACGCAAGAGATTGTGCAATTTGCCGTGAGCGATGCTGCGGGGCACTTTACGATGCGTGCGCCTGCCGGGAACTATATCTTTGGCGTGAGCTACCTCGGCTATGCGATGCACACGGAGGAGATTAGTCTCACGGCCGAGCCACTCGACCTTGGTACCATTACCCTTGAGACGAGTGCCGAGGAGCTGCAGACGGTGGTCGTGCGGGGGCAGATCGTTGGAGTGCGAACGCAGCCCGACGGCTTTGCGGTCGATGTACACAAGATACGAGAGCGTAGCAACGATGCCTTAGACTTGCTCAAGCATATACCGAAGGTGCAGGTGAAGGGCAACCAGCTTGGCATCATAGGCAAGGAGCAGGTCTTGGTCAAGATAGGCAACGTCTTGCAGCGGGTCGACGCCTCGGAGATTGCTGGTCTTCTCAAGGGTTACGATGCGGGGCTGATAGACCGTGTGGAGGTGATCATGCAGCCACCACTTAGGTACGACCCAGATGGCAATACGGCGATGATTATCCTGCACACCTCCTCCCTCTTTAAGGAGTATATGGGCGGGGTGATTGGCACGGAAGGTATGTATGCCAACAAGGATAGCTATCGCTACGGAGGCTACGGCTCACTGCTTTACAATCGGCGAGGGCTCTTTGCCTCGATAGCTCCTTCTATCAACTTCAACGGATCGGACAATCTGGAGGATGTCACCTACGAGGCGAAAGATTATCGCTATCATACTTACACCCCCTCGGTGGGACGCTATGACTATGTGGGTGTGCGTGGTACGCTACAATACGCATACGGGGAGAAAAGCCTGCTGGGCATGGCACTCTCGTGGAATAGGAAGAAGTACCGCAATATCTTCGAGAGTCAGGAGACGACTACGCAACCAGGTACCCCAGAGCGGGTCGTGGAGAATAGCAACGGCTACCTAGCTACCGAGCCACGCATCACGGCGACCGCTTACTGGGAGGCAACCTTTGGGGAGCGGGGCGGACAGCTCTGGAGTGAGCTGTCCTACTTTAACCTAACGAACGACTCACAAACTACTTACGTAGGTCAGGAATTGCCACAGAGCGACCCTTTCTTAGCTTATAGTGAGGAGCGGGACCTGCGCACCTCAGGGGCGCACCTGAGTAGCGACTACGCTATTTATCTAGACAGTGACCACCGCTACCTCCTAGAGACTGGTCTCAAGGGCGCTTGGAGTAGCTCTGCCAATCACCGAGCGCACAACGATGCGGTGAGTCCGCATCCGCTCATACAGCAACGCAACGACATCGTCTGGCAGGAGTGGAGCCTCTCGCCTTACATCAGCGGTACGCTGCGCCTGAACGAACAGTGGTGGATGCGCCTAGGGGTGCGCTACCTTGGGGTCAAGTCGCATCTGGCACAGCAGGGGCAAGTGATGACTACGATCCCTGAGCTAGACCGCTATGACGATGCTTGGCTCCCGATGCTACATACCAGCTACACCCCCTCGCCAAGGCATCAGCTGACGCTCACGGTCAATAGCTCCATCGTGGAGCCTAAGTTTAGAGACCTCAACCCTTTCGTCTGGCAGGTCAACGAGCGAACCTTTTATCAGGGGAATGCGCAGCTTCGTCCTGAGCTACGCTACTTGCTGGGTGTCGGCTACACCTTCGACCAAGCCCTCTCTATCCGCGGACGCTTGCGGAGAGGACTGCGGCTGATGACTCCTATATCTACCCTACAGGGCGAGCGGGTCTACACGCAGATGGAGAATGCCCAAAACAGTCTCTTCCTGGGAGCCGAGGCGGGCTACTACTTTGACAAGCTCCGCTGGATGAGTGCCAATCTAGAAGCGTACTACGGCCGAAGCATTTACACCTCCACATTGCCACAGCTCCCGCCTAAGATGACAGGCAGTGAGTGGGGTCTCAGCGGCTACCTGGACTTTACCTTCAACGAGAGCCGCACCTGGACTGGCTTCCTCTCGGGCGAGTACACGGGACGGCAGAAGACAACGGTCGTCACGCTAGAGCCACAGTACAATCTGGGGCTCGGCATGAGCTACTTCCTCTTGAATAGACGGCTCGCGCTCTCCATCGCTGGACTAAACCTTCTAGTCTCGCACTACAAAGGGGTGAGCCAGTACGACGGCTACAGCGTCACCTTCGACAACAGTTATGACGACCCGACGCTCTACCTATCGATCTCCTACAAGCTCTCCAACGGCAAGGACACCTCCTCCACTCGCAGCCAAGGTGCACGGGACATCGAGCGCCGCTTCTAA
- the galE gene encoding UDP-glucose 4-epimerase GalE encodes MQEQTKKSILLTGGCGYIASHTAVVLQEAGYGVILVDNLSNSRREVVDAIAQITSTRPTFYEVDCTDAAAMGKVFEHHKGEIAGVIHFAAHKAVGESVEQPLRYYDNNINSLITLLRCMEQYGVQHLVFSSSCTVYGQPTAEHLPITESAPRQDATSPYGNTKRINEDIIIDSVRSGMPLQAVILRYFNPIGAHPSALIGEEPVGTPQNLIPFLTQTVAGLRKELVVFGNDYNTPDGTCIRDYIDVMDLAQAHLAALRRLHRSDVQTDPAHYIYNVGMGRGLSVLELIQAFERATGRKVPYRMGDRRAGDIEQIWADTSYGEQELQWHAEIPIEESLRRAWHWQEALDKRDNN; translated from the coding sequence ATGCAAGAACAGACCAAAAAGTCTATCCTACTAACTGGTGGCTGTGGATACATAGCCTCCCACACGGCCGTCGTCCTGCAGGAGGCGGGCTACGGTGTCATCCTAGTAGACAACCTATCGAACTCACGTCGTGAGGTGGTTGATGCGATTGCACAGATTACCTCGACACGACCGACCTTCTACGAGGTGGACTGCACCGATGCAGCCGCTATGGGTAAAGTTTTCGAGCATCACAAGGGCGAGATAGCGGGGGTGATCCACTTTGCAGCGCACAAGGCAGTCGGCGAGTCGGTCGAGCAGCCTCTACGCTACTACGACAACAATATCAATTCGCTCATCACGCTCCTACGCTGTATGGAGCAGTATGGTGTGCAACACCTGGTTTTCTCCTCCTCCTGTACGGTCTACGGACAGCCCACGGCTGAGCACCTGCCGATCACCGAGTCGGCTCCGCGTCAAGATGCTACCTCGCCTTATGGCAATACGAAGCGCATCAACGAGGATATCATCATAGACTCCGTACGTAGTGGCATGCCGCTACAAGCGGTCATACTACGATACTTTAACCCTATCGGAGCGCACCCCTCGGCACTCATTGGCGAGGAGCCTGTGGGCACACCGCAAAACCTCATTCCCTTCCTGACCCAGACGGTGGCTGGGCTTCGCAAGGAGCTCGTTGTCTTTGGCAATGACTACAACACGCCAGACGGCACCTGCATACGTGACTACATTGATGTGATGGACCTAGCACAGGCTCATCTAGCGGCACTACGTCGTCTGCATCGCAGCGATGTACAGACAGATCCTGCACACTATATATATAATGTAGGCATGGGTCGTGGGCTGAGTGTCTTGGAGCTGATACAGGCCTTCGAGCGCGCCACAGGGCGCAAGGTGCCATACCGCATGGGCGACCGCAGAGCGGGCGACATAGAGCAGATATGGGCCGACACGAGCTACGGCGAGCAGGAGCTACAGTGGCACGCTGAGATACCTATCGAGGAGAGTCTGCGACGTGCTTGGCACTGGCAAGAGGCTCTAGACAAGCGAGACAATAATTAA
- a CDS encoding tetratricopeptide repeat protein, whose protein sequence is MKSIGRQTLLLLLLALLGLSSAKLSAQSTGTEGTAYAQIGDYANILFFAGSQEPAIGYLYYLYDAYPDQQVQTAVPLASWLDLADRQSEARDLLQTLFTKKSDQAHANQELVRYYLTLLYSSGEINEADSLFAMLPREVSSHPDILLVHLTSLAILNKNQELLEQIAQLDTTQLTTHQQQETYYRLIAQSASKQGDYQRMLQAAERLVELEPSNLGNHHTRLEALNALRLDDQIEKGLAQLQRTLSLPDDYIEVTRAELIAARRDIKQSAKYLHSYLERQDSISPVSARIISMMLPDFSDISQIPSEFIPALTRLAELEPSDPKLFADLYLIVTAQQGKAQAEQLVKQFYDNSKTAYSAVVVQASQMKEQERLDYLTSAQKRYPADLQILALYAGELIARDRLDEAKQAISSQLDWTKLKTAKDVEPTEGLRLLLLYSSLIYEKQEQSEQALEVFEIAERLFPRDAILLNNYAYYLYTLSPQDSSYLAKAEQLAATAYGLAPEEANILDTYGTILLARGQTTMAQLMLSQAVERAEQIGKPNAGYIERLGDAYLQGGDRQAALQQWQRAYKLAPTEGLQQKIDALTP, encoded by the coding sequence ATGAAAAGCATCGGTCGTCAGACACTCTTGCTCTTGCTTTTAGCTCTACTAGGGCTAAGTTCTGCTAAACTCTCTGCGCAGTCTACAGGGACGGAGGGGACAGCCTATGCGCAGATTGGAGACTACGCCAACATCCTCTTCTTCGCAGGATCGCAGGAGCCAGCTATCGGCTATCTTTACTACCTCTACGACGCCTATCCTGACCAGCAGGTCCAGACGGCTGTACCGCTAGCCAGCTGGCTGGATCTGGCGGATCGCCAAAGCGAAGCTAGAGACTTACTCCAGACGCTTTTCACTAAGAAAAGCGACCAGGCTCACGCCAATCAAGAGCTCGTACGCTACTACCTCACGCTCCTCTATAGTAGCGGAGAGATTAATGAGGCGGACTCGCTCTTTGCCATGCTCCCGAGAGAGGTATCGAGTCACCCCGACATACTGTTAGTTCATCTGACGAGCCTAGCAATACTAAACAAGAATCAAGAGCTACTAGAGCAGATAGCGCAACTCGACACGACGCAACTCACAACTCATCAACAGCAAGAGACCTATTACCGTCTCATCGCTCAGTCCGCCTCCAAGCAGGGAGACTACCAGCGTATGCTCCAAGCCGCTGAGCGACTCGTCGAGCTGGAGCCGAGCAATCTGGGCAATCACCACACACGTCTAGAAGCACTCAACGCACTAAGGCTAGACGATCAGATAGAGAAGGGACTGGCGCAGCTCCAGCGGACACTCTCCCTACCCGACGATTACATCGAGGTGACGCGTGCCGAGCTAATCGCCGCGCGCCGAGATATCAAGCAATCGGCCAAATACCTCCACAGCTACCTAGAGCGTCAAGACAGCATCTCTCCTGTTTCGGCACGCATTATCTCTATGATGCTGCCAGACTTCTCAGACATTAGCCAGATCCCGTCAGAGTTTATCCCCGCCCTGACACGTCTCGCAGAGTTAGAGCCGAGCGACCCGAAGCTCTTCGCCGACCTCTACCTCATCGTCACGGCACAACAGGGGAAAGCGCAGGCGGAGCAACTGGTCAAGCAGTTTTACGACAACTCCAAGACCGCTTATAGTGCCGTCGTCGTACAGGCTTCGCAGATGAAGGAGCAGGAGCGACTAGACTACCTCACCTCGGCGCAAAAGCGTTACCCCGCAGACCTTCAGATACTGGCACTCTACGCTGGCGAACTCATCGCTCGGGATCGTCTAGACGAAGCTAAGCAAGCGATCAGTAGCCAGTTAGACTGGACCAAACTCAAGACAGCCAAAGACGTTGAACCGACTGAGGGGCTACGCCTGCTACTCCTCTACTCTTCGCTGATCTATGAGAAGCAGGAGCAGTCGGAACAGGCACTCGAAGTCTTTGAGATTGCCGAGCGGCTCTTCCCCCGAGATGCCATCCTACTCAACAACTACGCTTACTACCTCTACACCCTATCACCGCAAGACAGCAGCTACCTAGCAAAAGCCGAGCAACTAGCTGCGACAGCTTATGGACTAGCCCCCGAAGAGGCCAACATCCTCGATACTTACGGCACCATCCTCCTAGCTCGGGGGCAAACAACTATGGCACAGCTCATGCTCTCACAAGCGGTAGAGCGAGCTGAGCAAATAGGCAAGCCCAATGCGGGCTATATCGAGCGACTTGGCGACGCCTATCTGCAGGGTGGTGATCGACAGGCTGCACTCCAGCAGTGGCAGCGAGCTTACAAGTTAGCACCCACGGAGGGCCTTCAGCAGAAGATCGATGCGCTGACCCCTTAG
- the dut gene encoding dUTP diphosphatase yields the protein MLSIRIINRSSYPLPQYATALSAGLDLRANLEQSVSLAPLERRLIPTGLYMEIPAGYEGQVRPRSGLALKQGLTVLNAPGTIDADYRGELQVILINLSQETVEIAPGEHIAQLVFARHEQCDWIEVESLSDTQRGDGGFGHTGV from the coding sequence ATGCTTTCTATTCGGATTATCAACCGCTCTTCCTATCCCCTACCTCAATACGCTACGGCACTCTCTGCGGGGTTAGACCTACGCGCTAACCTAGAGCAAAGCGTCTCGCTGGCACCCCTAGAGCGTCGACTGATACCCACAGGTCTATACATGGAGATTCCCGCCGGCTACGAGGGGCAGGTGCGTCCACGCAGTGGTCTAGCTCTCAAGCAGGGGCTGACCGTACTCAACGCGCCTGGCACAATCGACGCAGACTACCGTGGCGAACTACAGGTAATCCTGATTAATCTATCTCAGGAGACGGTGGAGATAGCTCCCGGTGAGCACATCGCTCAGCTCGTCTTCGCTCGCCACGAGCAGTGTGACTGGATCGAGGTCGAGAGTCTCTCGGACACCCAGCGAGGCGATGGCGGTTTTGGACATACGGGCGTATGA